In Eucalyptus grandis isolate ANBG69807.140 chromosome 4, ASM1654582v1, whole genome shotgun sequence, the following proteins share a genomic window:
- the LOC104441656 gene encoding LOW QUALITY PROTEIN: endoglucanase 6 (The sequence of the model RefSeq protein was modified relative to this genomic sequence to represent the inferred CDS: inserted 1 base in 1 codon), with product MKRPAGLIISMAPLLLVLVLCIPTTVLGGHDYGQALSKSILFFEAQRSGYLPKNQRVPWRANSGLNDGKASGVDLVGGYYDAGDNVKFGLPMAFTVTMMSWSILEYGRQMAKSGELGHAMEAVKWGTDYFIKAHPHPYVLYGEVGDGNSDHYCWQRPEDMTTDRRAYRIDPSNPGSDLAGETAAAMAAASLVFRRYDPAYSAELLRHAQQLFEFADKYRGKYDSSITVAQKYYRSVSGYNDELLWAAAWLYQATNNQYYLEYLGKNGDSLGGTXWAMTEFSWDVKYAGVQTLVSKILMQGRAGHYAPVFERYQQKAEYFMCSCLGRGTRNVQRTPGGLLFRQRWNNLQFVTSASFLMTVYSDYLASSKRNLHCSSGAVAPSALVSFAKSQVDYILGDNPRATSYMVGYGANYPRQVHHRASSIVSFKVNPTFVSCRGGYATWFSRKASDPNLLTGAIVGGPDAYDNFADQRNNYEQTEPATYNNAPLFGVLARLSGGHGGYNQLLPVELPALKPIVSRPNPVPAITSPVAVEQKLTSSWNSNGRTYYRYSTIVTNKSDKTLKNLWLSISKLYGPVWGLTKSGDSYTFPSWLHSLPAGKSLEFVYIHSSSQAAVSISTYTLE from the exons ATGAAGAGGCCTGCGGGGCTCATCATTTCCATGGCTCCTCTGCTTCTGGTGCTGGTTCTGTGCATACCCACGACGGTTCTCGGTGGTCATGACTATGGGCAAGCTCTGAGCAAGAGTATCCTCTTCTTTGAAGCTCAGAGATCTGGCTATCTCCCCAAGAACCAGAGGGTTCCATGGAGAGCCAACTCTGGCCTCAATGATGGCAAAGCCAGTGGA GTGGATCTGGTGGGAGGGTACTATGATGCAGGGGACAATGTGAAGTTCGGGCTGCCGATGGCGTTCACAGTGACGATGATGTCGTGGAGTATACTGGAGTACGGGAGGCAGATGGCCAAGAGCGGCGAGCTCGGCCACGCCATGGAGGCTGTGAAATGGGGCACCGACTACTTCATCAAGGCTCATCCTCATCCCTACGTCCTCTACGGAGAG GTGGGGGACGGGAACAGCGACCACTACTGCTGGCAGAGGCCCGAGGACATGACCACCGACAGGAGGGCGTACCGGATCGACCCGAGCAACCCCGGGTCGGACCTCGCCGGAGAGAccgccgccgccatggccgCCGCCTCCCTTGTCTTCCGCCGCTACGACCCGGCCTACTCCGCCGAGCTCCTCCGCCACGCCCAGCAG CTATTTGAGTTTGCGGACAAGTACAGAGGGAAATACGACAGCAGCATCACCGTGGCCCAGAAGTACTATCGATCCGTCAGTGGTTACAAC GATGAGCTCTTGTGGGCAGCTGCGTGGTTGTACCAAGCAACAAACAATCAATATTACTTGGAGTATCTGGGCAAGAATGGCGACTCCCTCGGTGGGA GATGGGCCATGACTGAATTCAGCTGGGATGTCAAGTATGCCGGTGTTCAGACGCTTGTGTCCAAG ATCCTGATGCAAGGAAGAGCAGGTCACTATGCACCGGTGTTCGAGAGGTACCAGCAGAAGGCGGAGTACTTTATGTGCTCGTGCCTCGGCAGAGGGACTAGGAATGTCCAGAGGACACCGGGCGGTCTCCTGTTCCGCCAGCGGTGGAACAACTTGCAGTTCGTCACCAGTGCCTCGTTCCTTATGACCGTCTATTCTGATTACCTTGCGTCTTCTAAAAGGAACTTGCACTGCTCCTCGGGTGCTGTCGCTCCTTCTGCACTCGTCTCGTTTGCAAAATCACAG GTGGACTATATTCTTGGGGACAACCCGAGAGCGACAAGTTACATGGTGGGTTATGGAGCCAACTACCCGAGGCAAGTCCACCATCGGGCTTCTTCAATTGTCTCTTTTAAGGTCAACCCCACATTCGTGAGCTGCCGAGGAGGTTATGCAACCTGGTTCAGCAGAAAGGCCAGTGACCCGAATCTCTTGACTGGTGCAATAGTCGGCGGACCCGATGCATACGACAACTTTGCAGACCAGAGGAACAACTATGAGCAAACCGAGCCAGCCACATACAACAATGCACCTCTTTTCGGAGTGCTTGCAAGGCTAAGTGGAGGCCACGGCGGATATAACCAGCTTCTTCCAG TTGAGCTTCCTGCCCTAAAACCGATTGTTTCGCGACCAAATCCAGTCCCAG CTATCACTAGTCCAGTTGCTGTAGAGCAGAAGTTGACCTCTTCTTGGAACAGCAACGGAAGAACTTACTACAGATACTCAACTATTGTAACAAACAAGTCCGATAAAACTCTGAaaaacctttggctttccatatccAAGCTCTATGGTCCCGTTTGGGGTCTCACAAAATCTGGTGATTCATACACTTTCCCTTCGTGGCTCCACTCATTGCCAGCCGGAAAAAGCCTCGAGTTTGTCTATATCCACTCTTCTTCTCAGGCAGCAGTTTCGATCTCAACCTACACTTTGGAATAG
- the LOC104441657 gene encoding long chain acyl-CoA synthetase 4, translating into IIKSGNSLSLSLSLSRSWSLSLRFHALFRSPTPPRYRSIHRRVQSHRETPADRDSNPRTRRERRRQVRELESSRERGRGCVRLRVDGVNAAEMKYLIEVEKGKEARDGRPSVGPVYRSVFAKDGFPPPVPGLESCWDVFRITVEKYPDNHMLGRREIVNGKAGKYVWQTYKQVYDKVIRIGNAIRSCGVEPRAKCGIYGANCAEWIMSMEACNAHGLYCVPLYDTLGAGAVEFIICHAEVSIAFIEEKKIAEVLKTFPRTTEFLKTLVSFGKVTPEQRQEVEKFGLAIYAWDDFLKLGDNQQFELPAKEKTDICTIMYTSGTTGDPKGVMISNESIVTLIAGVKRLLESVNEELHQKDVYLSYLPLAHIFDRVIEECFIHHGASIGFWRGDVKLLIEDIGELKPTIFCAVPRVLDRVYSGLNQKISAGGFLKHTLFNFAYSYKLNSLRKGNKYGEAAPLFDRFVFNKVKQGLGGNVRLILSGAAPLSNHVEAFLRVVTCAHVLQGYGLTETCAGTFVSLPNAHSMLGTVGPPVPNVDVCLESVPEMGYDALSSTPRGEVCVKGKTLFSGYHKREDLTKEVVVDGWFHTGDVGEWQPDGSLRIIDRKKNIFKLSQGEYVAVENLENIYDLVSAIDSIWIYGSSFESFLVAVVNPNKEALEKWAQENGVSGDFNSLCENPKAKEFIIGELAKTGKEKKLKGFEFIKAVHLDPVPFDMERDLLTPTYKKKRPQLLKYYKDVIDKMYESANKPSA; encoded by the exons ataataaaatcagggaatagtctctctctctccctctccctctcgagATCCTGGAGCCTCAGCCTTCGTTTCCACGCTCTCTTCAGATCACCCACCCCCCCTCGATATCGATCCATCCATCGGCGAGTTCAGAGCCACAGAGAAACTCCGGCCGATCGAGATTCGAACCCGCGCACGCGCCGAGAGCGACGGCGGCAGGTGAGAGAGCtcgagagctcgagagagagagggaggggttGCGTGCGACTGCGCGTGGACGGAGTGAACGCGGCGGAGATGAAGTACTTGATCGAGGTGGAGAAGGGGAAGGAGGCCAGGGACGGGAGGCCGTCGGTCGGCCCCGTGTACCGGAGCGTCTTCGCCAAGGACGGCTTCCCCCCGCCGGTGCCCGGATTGGAGAGCTGCTGGGACGTCTTCCG GATAACCGTCGAGAAATATCCCGATAACCATATGCTCGGTCGACGTGAGATCGTGAATGGAAAG GCTGGAAAATATGTGTGGCAAACATACAAACAAGTGTACGATAAAGTGATCAGAATTGGGAATGCTATCCGGAGCTGTGGTGTTGAACCG AGGGCGAAATGTGGAATTTACGGTGCCAACTGCGCGGAGTGGATTATGAGCATGGAG GCTTGCAATGCTCATGGGCTCTATTGTGTTCCTTTATATGACACATTAG GTGCTGGTGCCGTTGAATTCATTATATGTCATGCTGAGGTTTCAATTGCTTTCATAGAGGAGAAAAAGATTGCTGAG GTATTGAAAACATTTCCCCGCACAACAGAGTTCTTGAAAA CACTCGTGAGCTTTGGAAAGGTAACCCCCGAACAAAGGCAGGAAGTTGAGAAGTTTGGTTTGGCTATATATGCTTGGGATGATTTTTTGAAACTG GGAGATAATCAGCAATTTGAACTTCCTGCCAAAGAGAAAACAGATATATGTACGATCATGTATACTAGTGGAACAACTGGTGATCCAAAAGGTGTAATGATTTCTAATGAGAGCATTGTCACTCTTATAGCTGGAGTGAAGCGTCTGCTAGAGAGTGTCAATGAAGAG CTCCACCAGAAGGATGTGTATTTGTCGTATCTTCCACTGGCCCACATCTTTGATAGGGTGATTGAGGAGTGTTTTATACATCATGGTGCCTCAATTGGATTTTGGCGTGGG GATGTTAAGTTGTTGATTGAGGATATTGGAGAATTAAAACCAACTATTTTCTGTGCCGTACCCCGTGTGTTAGATAGGGTATACTCAG GGTTGAATCAGAAGATCTCTGCTGGTGGTTTCTTAAAACATACATTGTTCAACTTTGCATACTCATA TAAGTTAAATAGCTTGAGGAAGGGGAACAAATATGGAGAGGCAGCTCCTTTATTTGACAGATTTGTCTTCAATAAG GTGAAGCAAGGGCTGGGTGGAAATGTACGACTGATTTTATCAGGGGCAGCCCCTCTATCTAACCACGTAGAAGCTTTCCTTAGGGTGGTTACATGTGCGCATGTTCTACAAGGATATG GTCTGACTGAAACCTGTGCTGGCACATTTGTTTCACTACCAAATGCGCACTCAATGCTTGGCACAGTGGGCCCTCCGGTCCCTAATGTTGATGTTTGCTTGGAATCTGTTCCTGAAATGGGATATGATGCCCTCTCAAGCACCCCACGAGGAGAAGTATGTGTGAAGGGGAAGACCTTATTCAGTGGTTATCATAAACGGGAAGATCTGACTAAAGAAGTCGTGGTGGATGGATGGTTTCATACAG GGGATGTTGGCGAGTGGCAACCTGATGGAAGCTTGAGAATAATTGACcgcaagaaaaatattttcaagctTTCACAAGGAGAATACGTTGCTGTTGAAAACCTGGAAAACATTTATGACCTCGTTAGTGCTATTGATTCG aTATGGATTTATGGTAGCAGCTTCGAGTCCTTCCTTGTTGCTGTGGTTAACCCCAACAAAGAAGCTCTTGAAAAGTGGGCTCAGGAGAATGGAGTTAGCGGGGATTTCAATTCTTTATGTGAAAATCCCAAAGCCAAGGAGTTCATCATAGGAGAGCTCGCTAAGActgggaaagaaaagaag TTGAAGGGATTTGAGTTTATTAAGGCTGTACACCTTGATCCTGTACCATTCGATATGGAACGTGACCTTCTCACTCCTACGTATAAGAAGAAGAGGCCTCAATTGCTCAAATACTATAAG GATGTCATTGATAAGATGTACGAGAGTGCAAACAAGCCTAGTGCCTGA